The Psychrosphaera ytuae genome includes a region encoding these proteins:
- the nadA gene encoding quinolinate synthase NadA: MNSIEPVINTVSTEYPFPPKPAVLSEQEKTEYKQRIKQLLKEKNAVLVAHYYTDPEIQALAEETGGCVADSLEMARFGNQHEADTLIVAGVKFMGETAKILTPEKTVLMPTLEATCSLDLGCPAEEFTKFCDQYPDHNVVVYANTSAAVKARADWVVTSSIALEVVEHLEAEGKPIIWGPDRHLGSYIQKQTGVDMILWQGECIVHDEFSAKALKDLKNVYPNAAVLVHPESPASVVELADAVGSTSQLINAANEMENDTFIVATDRGIFYKMQQSNPDKTFIEAPTAGNGATCKSCAHCPWMAMNGLKAIEEALTDATGHEIFVDETLAAEAMKPLTKMLNFAAQNKVALKGNA; encoded by the coding sequence ATGAACAGCATAGAACCCGTAATTAACACTGTTTCTACAGAATATCCGTTTCCGCCAAAGCCAGCGGTTTTGAGCGAACAAGAAAAGACTGAATACAAGCAGCGCATTAAGCAGCTGTTAAAAGAAAAAAACGCCGTATTGGTCGCTCACTATTACACAGATCCTGAAATTCAAGCATTGGCTGAAGAGACCGGTGGATGTGTTGCTGACTCATTAGAAATGGCGCGCTTTGGCAATCAACACGAAGCAGACACGTTGATCGTTGCAGGCGTTAAATTTATGGGTGAGACAGCAAAGATTCTCACTCCTGAAAAAACGGTCCTAATGCCAACTTTAGAAGCGACGTGTTCGTTAGATTTGGGTTGTCCGGCGGAAGAATTTACTAAATTCTGTGATCAGTACCCAGATCACAATGTCGTTGTTTACGCCAACACCTCTGCAGCGGTAAAAGCAAGAGCAGACTGGGTTGTGACGTCGAGTATCGCCCTTGAGGTTGTTGAGCATTTAGAAGCTGAAGGTAAACCTATCATTTGGGGTCCAGATCGTCACTTAGGTAGCTATATTCAAAAGCAAACAGGCGTCGACATGATCCTTTGGCAAGGTGAGTGTATCGTTCATGATGAATTTAGTGCAAAAGCCTTAAAAGACCTAAAAAATGTATATCCAAATGCAGCAGTTTTAGTCCATCCAGAGTCGCCAGCGTCAGTTGTCGAACTAGCAGATGCGGTAGGCTCTACTTCACAGTTAATTAATGCAGCCAACGAAATGGAAAACGATACGTTTATCGTTGCCACTGACCGCGGTATTTTTTACAAGATGCAACAATCAAACCCGGACAAGACCTTTATCGAAGCTCCAACGGCAGGTAACGGTGCAACCTGTAAGAGTTGTGCTCATTGCCCGTGGATGGCAATGAATGGCTTAAAGGCGATTGAGGAGGCTCTGACAGATGCAACGGGTCATGAGATCTTTGTTGACGAGACTTTAGCGGCTGAAGCGATGAAGCCTTTAACTAAGATGCTTAACTTTGCGGCACAAAACAAAGTTGCACTTAAAGGAAACGCGTAA